The genomic window AAGCCATACCTTGGTCACCCAATGTAATGAGGAGGTGCTGGGGACGCCATTTTTCCAAAAGAATTTTACCCACACGGTCAAGGGCCGTATCCTTCTCGACAGGATCAACCGGCTCGCTGTAAACAATACCCGAAGCGGCAAACGCTTCCAAACGGTTTGGCTTGACCACTGTCGGTTCATGCCAATAAAGCGGGTTATAAGGATTCGGATCGACAGCCAGGATTTTCTTCTGGGTGGTCACGAGATTTGAAACACGGTCAACAAGCATCTGGGTGACAAAACCTTTGCCGTAATCTTCGATAATGACAGCGTCGGCTTCTTTGATCTTTGACTTGAATTCTGCAATCGCCTTGTCGGCAATTTGCACTTGTAGGCGTTCGCGGTGCTCACGGTCCACACGCACCATTTGTTGGTGACGTGCAATGATACGAGTTTTTACCACAGTCCGTGTATTAGGATTTGTAATGACCCCGGAGATGCCGACCCCTTCATTCTGTAAAAGCTCTTGGAGTTGAGACGCGTAGATATCTTTGCCCACTTGACCGATAATATCGACTTGGCACCCCATCGCGCGCAAATTGCGTGCCACGTTCGATGCACCGCCGGGGTAACGGACTTCCTTCGTGACTTCCACCACAGGGACGGGTGCTTCGGGCGAAATACGAATAACCCGGCCATAGATAAATTCATCCAACATCAAATCACCGAGGACAATGATCTTCTGGTTTTTAAATTTCGAAAGTATTTCTTTTGCACGTTCTGACTTCATTTTCATAACCTTTGATTATCTCCTTGATAAAACAGCC from Verrucomicrobiota bacterium includes these protein-coding regions:
- a CDS encoding PfkB family carbohydrate kinase, which codes for MKSERAKEILSKFKNQKIIVLGDLMLDEFIYGRVIRISPEAPVPVVEVTKEVRYPGGASNVARNLRAMGCQVDIIGQVGKDIYASQLQELLQNEGVGISGVITNPNTRTVVKTRIIARHQQMVRVDREHRERLQVQIADKAIAEFKSKIKEADAVIIEDYGKGFVTQMLVDRVSNLVTTQKKILAVDPNPYNPLYWHEPTVVKPNRLEAFAASGIVYSEPVDPVEKDTALDRVGKILLEKWRPQHLLITLGDQGMALFQRNKPLYHTPTKAQEVFDVTGAGDTVIATYTLALSTGATPTEAAEIANHAAGLVVGKLGTAVTNQTEILESFKKNG